The genomic DNA CAAGGTGCCGACCGAAAAGAGCCCGGCCGCCCTGTACCGGAAGATGTTCGTCCAGGGGAACCCCGCCGAGGTCGAGGCCCGCGTCGCCGACCTGGGCCGCGGCCGCAGCGCGCTCGACTTCGTGTCCGCCGACGCGAAGCGGCTCGGGCGGTCGGTCGGCCCGGCCGACAAGGCCCGGCTCGACCAGTACTTCACCGCCGTCCGCGACCTCGAACGGCAACTCGAACTCGGTCAGGAGTGGGAGCGGAAGCCGAAGCCCAAGGCGTCCGCCCCGGCCCTGACTGACGTGACCGAGAACAAGAAGCTGATCGACAAGATCCGGCTGATGCTGGACATCGCCCGGCTCGGGTTCGAGTCGGACAGCACCCGGGTGGTGTCGCTGTTCGTGAACACGTTCAGCATCGTCGCCGACCTGCCCGGGGTGAAGGACGAGACGCACAGCATCACCCACCACGGCGGGCGGAAAGAAGCGCTCGACCAACTGGTCACGATCGAGAGCGCCCAGTTCCGGGCCCTGGCCGGGTTCCTGGCCAACCTCGCGGGGGTGAAAGAGGACGGGGAGGCGTTGCTCGACCGGACGATGGTCCTGTACGGCGCCCCGATGGGCAACGCGGCCAGTCACGACAACCGGAACCTGCCGGTGTTGCTCGCGGGCGGCGGGTTCCGGCACGCCGGCCACCTGGCGTTCGACGCCAAAAAGAACTACCCGCTCCCGAACCTGTTCGTGTCGATGCTCCAGCGGCTCGGCGTCCCCGCCGACCGGTTCGCGACCAGCACCGGCACGCTGACGGGATTGCGCTCCGGTTGATGTCCGCCGGCGCCAGGCCCGAGCTCGCTACCACGGGTGACCGGTCCGCGACGATCGGGTGATGGGTTCCCTGGGGCGCTCGAAGAAACGGGAACGTGCCGTGGGGTTGTGTCCCAGGTCGAACGAAGCGACAGTCGTGGCGGCGAACAACTCGGCCGGTGGGCGGCCCTCGCCGTCTCGCACGACACCACGAGGGCCGCGGCAAATCATGCGTTCGGGGAGGGGCCGATCCCCGCCTCGGGTCGCGGCACCAGGTTGAAGCCCGGCGTACCTCACAGGGACCGTGTCCGGCCGCTCACGAGACGTTTAGCCCCACCCAAATCTTGCAGGCCAATCCTCATCGAACCGGACCCGGTTGGCGGTGTTGCGAACGGCGACACGACCCCGTCGAGATCAGAGATTAAGCCCGCCCGGTGACGGGGTAGTCGCCGGCGTGGTGCAACGAGAGCTGGGACCGGGAGGGGCAGGGGCCCGACGGAGTTTCTACGGGGTTAGACTCTGGTAGTCATCATCGGGAAGGAAAACACGAACAGCACGAAAGGAAAACGCCGGGGCCTCTCCCTACGATCGGGATTTTCACCGCTCGTAGGGGAACAGGATGCTCACGGTGGACCAGCACGCTCGCATTCGGCAATTGCACCGGGACGGGTGGACCGTCGGCCAGATCGCCGCCCAACTGCACCACTCGTCGAAGACCATCCTCAAGGTTCTGGCCGGTCCGGCCCCGGACCCACTGGCCCCGGCGGCCACCCGTGCGGCCCCGGTGTTCGATCCGGTTCGCGGGATCGTAGATGCGATCCTGGCCGCGGATGAGACGGCCCTGCGGAAGCAGCGGCACACCGCCCAGCAGATCTTCCGCCGGTTGGTCGCCGACCACGGGTACGCCGGCAGCTACGCCCCGGTCCAGCGGTACCTGAAGGGCCGCCGCCTCGACCGCCGGGAGACATTCGTCCCTCTCGACCATCGCCCGGGGTCACGGGCCGAAGCCGACCGCGGACACATCGCGGTCGACTTCCCGGGCGGCCGGCGATCGGTTCCGGTCCGGATCGTCACCTGGAGTGACTCGAACGCCCCGTTCGCTCTCGCCCTGCCGACCGAGCGGACTGAGGCGATCCTGCACGGATTGGTCGAGGCGTTCGGGTTCTTCGGGTGTGTCCCGGCGGAAGTCTGGTGGGACAACCCAACGACCGTCGCCGTCCACGTCCTGGCCGGCCGGGAGCGGACCGTCCACCCGCGGTACGCGGCCCTCGCGGCCCACGACCCGTTCACCCCGAAGTTCTGTCTCCCGGTTACCCCCCGGGAGAAGCCGCGGGTCGAGAACCGGGTGTTCGACCCGCAGCGGCAGTGGGCCACCCCGGTTCCCCAGGTGGTCGACTTGGCCGCGTGGAACACGCATCTCCGACCGTGCTGTGTCGCGGCCCGCGGGCGGACGTGTGGCGGGAACCCCGAGACCGTTCAGGTCCGGTTCGACCGGGAGCGGGCGGCCGCCGCCCCGGTCCCGGCCCGCCCGTTCGACCCGTGCGTGTTCCACCCGGCCATGGTCGACAAGTACCAGACGGCGCGGTTCGACCACAACGCGTACAGCGTCCCCCGCCGGTGGGCGTTCCGCCCGGTCACCGTCACAGGGTACGTGGATCGGGTCGCAGTCGTCGCCGACGGGCAGGTGATCGCGACCCACCCGCGGTCCTACGGTCGCGGGGACAAGATCCTCGATCCGTTATTCTCGGACTCGCCTGAAGTGACACAAGTCGGCCTTGAGCAACCAGGCCTGGATAGCGGAGGATAGATCCTTCACCGATCCGTCTGCGGGAGGGCAAGGATGCGTCCCCAATATTCGTTTCCCGAACCCGTGGTCCAAGCGATCGCGGACGCGCGCTATCGGCACCCGGACCCGCGTGTCCAAGAGCGGATGGAGATTCTCTGGCTCAAGACCCGGAACGTGACGCACAGTCGGATCGCGGAGTTGGCCAACGTGTCGCGCTCCACGGTGCAGCGGACCCTGCGGATCTATGCGGCGAAGGGTCTGGATGGGGTCCGATCGTTCGGCTGGAAGGGCCAACCCAGTGCGCTGACACCGCATCACGGGACGATCGAAGACGCGTTTCGCCGGCACCCGCCGCACACGGCCCACGAGGCGGCGCGGCGGATCGAGGACCTGACGGGCGTCCGACGCAAGGCGTCGCGGGTGCGCCAGTTCTTGAAAGAGGATCTGGGGATGAAATGCCTGAAGGTGGCACCCATCCCGGTGCCGCCCAAGAAAACGGTCGACGAACACGCCCGCACGCAGGCGGATTTTTTAAAAGACGGAACTGGAACCGAAGTTGGCGGAAGCCCGCGACGGTAAGCGGACGGTGTACTTCGTGGACGCGTCGCACTTCGTCTTGGCGTCGTTCCTGGGGTGGGTGTGGTGCTTCGTCCGGTTACATGTCCGGGCCGCGTCGGGACGGCAGAGGTACAACGTGCTGGGTGCGCTGAACGCGGTCACGCACGAGCTGGTGACAGAAATCACACGACGTACATCACGGCCACCTCGGTGTGTGCGTTGCTTCCGCAAGATCGCGGCCCTCGGTGGGTCATTGCCGATCACGCTGGTACTCGACAACGCCCGCTACCAGCGGTGCGCGCTGGTGGAGCACACGGCCAAGGCACTCGGGATCGAGTTGTTGTTCCTGCCGTCGTATTCGCCGAACCTGAACTTGATCGAGCGACTCTGGAAGTTCGTGAAGAAGGAGGCGTTGAACAGCCGCCACCATCAGGACTTCAAGAAGTTCCAGGAGGCCATCGACCATTGCTTGGCGGATCTGCCGACGAAACACCGAGAGAAACTGGCGACCCTGATGACCCACAAATTCCAGACGTGGGACAATGTGTCACTCCTGGACGCGTAAAGTATACATTTCCTGGTCGTCCTGGAGCGGAAGCCGGCCGCCCTCGACCACGCCCCGTGTACCGGGACGGGCAGTTGCCGCCCGCCCTTCCGGCCCTCCGGCGCGCTCTGGAGGAGCGGGTCGGGCCATCCGCCGGGGCCAAGCCGTACATTCGCGTTCTCCAGTTGCTCGCCCGCCACCCGATGGGCCGGGTCGAGCAAGCGGTCGCGTCCGGGTTGGCCGCCGGTGCCCCCGACGCCGCCCGCATCATCGCGACCGCCGAGCGTCTGGCGGAGGCCGACCGGGGAACGTCGGCCGAGACAATGACCCGGCCGGCCGCCACCGCCGCCCTTCCCGACTTGTCCCGGTTCGACCACTTGTTAACCCGTTCCTCCCGAGGAGATGAAACCGATGACCGACGCGAACGCCCTGCTGGTGACGGCCAACCTCAAGACGCTCAAACTTCCGGCCCTGCGGGCCGAGTGGGACCAGCTGGCCCGTGAGGCGGCGGCCGCCAACGAGCCGTATGACGCGTACCTGGTCCGCCTGACCGAGGTCGAGGTGACGGCCCGGGCGGCCAACGCCGTCGCCGCCCGCATCCGGGCGGCCGGGTTCCCGGTGGTCAAGGATCGGGACACGTTCGACTTCACCGCGTGCCCGTCCGTCCCCAAGCACAAGATCCTCGAACTCGCCCGCGGGGCCGGGGTCGACCAACAGACCAACCTGTGTCTGATCGGGGGGAGCGGAACCGGGAAGACGCACCTGGCGACGGCCCTCGGACTGGCCCTCGGCCGGGCCGGCCAGCGGGTCCGGTTCGTGACCGCGGCCGGACTCGTCACCCAGTTGGAGAAGGCCCAGCAGGAACACCGGCTGGACCGGATGCGGGCCACCCTCGACCGCCTCGACCTGCTGATCGTGGACGAACGCGGGTACCTGTCGTTCAGCCGGGCCGGGGCCGAGTTGCTGTTCCAGGTATTCGCCGACCGGTACGAGCGACGGAGCCTGTTGGTCACCCGCAACCTGCCGTTCGGCGAGTGGGGCCAAGTGTTCCAGGGCGAGCGGATGACGGCCGCCCTGCTCGACCGGTTGACCCACCAATGCGACATCTTTGAGATGTCGGGCGAAAGTTACCGCTTCCGCGAGTCGATGAAAGCCAAAGCGGGCAAGGACCCGAAGAAGGGGAAATAACCCTCAACCTCACGGCCGTCGCGTTTTCCTTTCGTGCTGTTCGTGTTTTCCTTCCCGATGATGATCACCAACGGCCGCGGCAAGGGGCTGTCGATCTTCGCGCACACGCTCGGCCGGGTCGTGTATCACCTGCTGCGAACCAAGAAGGTGTTCGACGTGGACCGCTTCGTCCGCGGGTGAGCCGACGGGAACAGGGGGGATCGGCGAGCCGGTGCCGAACGGGAGCCAGACGCGTCAACCCGAGTGACCACGCACGCTCACCATGGGGCCACGAGTGACGACCAACGTCACGATGAGCCCGAGCCGTGCGTCGGGGTGGTGTCGCGGGCAGCCCGTCGTTTTGATGGGACGCCGATCCGTCCCGAACAAATCCGAAGAGCCTGCGAAGGAGAAAACCGATGTGAACGCGTGACGAGAACACCCGGTCGCGAGGGCGGGCGGGGACACGTGACACGGGCTCCGGTCGTTCGACCGGTCCACGAGTCCGCACGGCACCGCCGGCGGCTCGATGAGCGGCGGCACCCCAATGCCACCCTCACACGCTCCCCGCCCCCCTCGCCACCGAGGACGAGACCTCGACGTCTGCCCCGCAACCCGAGCCCCTAGAAACGGGACACCCCTTCGGGGGTGAGCCAGCCGCCTTGAATGGCCGGGACCGCGGGAACGGAATGGCATCGGGCCGGTCCGGGAGCCGTGTGCCCGGACACAGCCGCCGGACCCTTCGGGGTCTCGGCCGCCAGAGTCCCAATACGTGTTGGGTGCAGCCGCCGAGTATCGGCGCGTGACACCGCGGCGTGAGCGCCAGAAGCAGACCGCAAGAGAAACTCGTCCCCACCCCTGGTAACCACGCTTTGTTGAACCAACAAAAGCCGTGGGCTTGGAGATTTTTTCTCTTGACTACCGGAACCTTATACGTGTTCGGCCTGCCCGCTCAGTAGTTCAACGCCAGCGCATCCCCAGAACCAACTACGATGCCCTCGGCCGCCCAGTGTCGCGTGATGGCAGCGATGTCGACCTGCACCGGCGACAGGTCCGGCGGCGATCCCAGTGAAATGTCTCGTGTGCGGTATACCACTCTCGATCCAAGGACCGCGAACTCTTGCACGCATCGGAGGAAGTGGTCAACCCTTCGCTCGGGGTTGCGGAGGACATTGTATGACAGTCGCACTCCGTCGAACGGGCCGGGATGGTGATCGATGACTTGGCCTCGGGCAAGTGGGAACAGCCACACCGGCACGTCATCCCCTTCCTCGGACAGTGACCGCACCCCAAAGTAATCGTCCACCTGCTCGAACTGCAAGTCAGCCAATCGGTCGAATCCATATTCGCCGGTCGGTGGGAAGTGAGGGTGGGTGTCGCCGCAGATCCGGAATAGGTCGCCGAAAGATGGGCGGCGGCTGTCAAACAGGATGTCCACGCTCACACACTGGTAGAACACCTCCTCCTGCAACACCTTCGCCATCCTTACACCCTCTGCGGCCGAACGCCCAAGCTCAGCCGCCCCGCCGCTCAAGCGACCCCACTACGATAACGCCGTCACGCGGCGGGGTCTGCTGCAGCGCCTTGTTCAACGTGCGGCCGGGCCGCCCGCTGTCGCCAGGAACTTGGGGGCGAGCCCGCCCGGTCGTATCTCTGACTCCGCGGGCGGTGACCGATCCCGTCTCGTTTCTGGTGTCCCGAGCGTTGCGCTCGTCCCGTTTGTTCGATTGGGAGGGGGAGCGTTGTCGGCTCATGTCATGGCGACCACCCGGGCGGACATCCCGCGTGTGGATCCCGTTGGGACGGCTGATCCCCGTGCCGACTCCCCCGCCGCCCGCACTTCGTCACCCGCACCATTGTGGACCCGAACAGGACCCCTCGCAAGTCGGAAGTTGCGCCCCCCACGACCCCCGCACCGGCCGAGGCATCCGGCCGCCTGGCCGCAGACCCGGTCCCCGGCCGGCGGGCCGCCGGGATCGATGTCGGGGACGCCACCCACTGGGTGTGCGTCGACGCCGCCCCGGACGGCGGGGACACGGTCCGCGAATTCCCGGCCCACACCCCCGGGGTCCGCCAACTCGTCGCCTGGCTGATCGCGTGCGGGGTCACCACCGTCGCCCTCGAAGCCAGCGGGGCGTACGGCCAGGTCCTGTTCCTGACCCTCCTGGAGGCCGGCCTCGATGTCCTCATGACGGCCCCCCACTTCACCCGCCAGATCAAGGGCCGGCCGAAGACCGACCGCCGCGACTGCCAGTGGATCCAGCGCCTCCACCAGCACGGCATGCTCCCGTCCGTGTTCCAACCCGACGACCCCACCCACACCCTCCGCGACTACGTCCGCCAGCGGGCCAACCTGGTCCGCTTGAGCGCCCATCACATCCAGCGGATGCAGAAGGCCCTGGCCCTGATGAACCTCAAGCTCACCCGGGTGGTCGGGGACGTGACCGGGGTGACCGGCCTCAAGATCCTCCGGGCCATCGCCGCCGGCGAGCGGGATCCCAACGTCCTGGCCGCCTTCCGGGACCGCCGGTGCCGGCACACGGCGGCCGACATCGCGACCGCCCTGGACGGCCGGTACCGGCCCGAGCACGTGACCGAGTTGCGGCTCTGCCTGAAGATGTGGGACGCCTACCAGGAGGCCATCGCCGACCTCGACCCGAGCATCGCCGCCCACCTCCGCGAGATGCGGCGGGCGAGCACCCTGCCGCCCCTCCCCAAGCAACCCCGGGTCCGCGGGCGGAAGCCCCACGACCCGAAGTTCGACGTCCGCGAAGCCCTGTACCTGGCGACCGGGGTTGACCTGACGGCCATCGACGGGATCGACGCCATTCACGCCCTCACCCTGGTCAGCGAGTTGGGCTCCGATTTCACCAAGTGGCCGACCATCCAGCACTTCACCAGTTGGCTCGGCCTGTGCCCGAACGGGAAGAAGACGGGCGGCAAGGTGCCGTCGAGCCACACCCGGAAGGGCAAGAACCGGGCGGCCGCCGCCCTCCGGTTGGCGGCCTGGAGTCTGATGCGGAGTACGAGTGCCCTGGGCGCATACCTGCGGCGGCAGCGGGGGCGGTTGGGGAGCCCGAAGGCGATCACGGCGACGGCCCACAAGCTGGCCCGGATCGTGTACGCCCTGCTGCGACACGGGGTCGGGTATGTGAAAGAGACGGCCGAGGCCCACGCGGACGAGGTCCGCCGGAAGATGGAGAAGCAGTTCCACCGCCGGGCCAAGGAGCTGGGGTACGAGGTCCGGAAGATCGAACCCGCCACGCCGGCCCCCGCGGTGGTGACCTGAGACCGGGGACACGCCGAACCGAAGGGAGGTGTTGAGGCCCCAACGACCGATCGCCGGAATTCGCGGGACACCGACGATGTCGGCCGCCCGTGGGAGGGTGCGCGCGGACAGACCAACCACACGGACATCAACACTCACGACTCATTTGAAGTTCCTGGGGCGGCGCGCCTTTACTCCTGCAACGGCTCCCAGAGCTGGCCCGCCCAGTCCACATACTCGCCCTGGCCAGGTATACACGCCTCCGCTGCCCGCAGCACCACGGCCGGCACCTCCCGGCCACCGACTTGCAGCCCGGATGCGCCGGCCGCGAACGCCACATGACCGACACTGCGCCGGTGCCGCTCGTCCAACAGATCGACCTCGAATGGCCCAGCTGGATCAACATGGGCGTCCCACGACCGCGAGACAAACCACACTGTCAGGTGCTCGTCCACTTGGAAGCCCTCTTCCGCCGAACGGCCGAGCTCAGCAGCCCCGCCGCTCGAACAACTCCACTATTGTAGCGCCGTCATGCGGCGGGGTCTGCTGCAGCGTTTCACATGTTACTGTGAAGTAGTCGTGAGGACGAGCCCGGCGGTCGGATAACCGCATGCAGCGGATGAGGCTCCGACCTCGTGAACAAGGTCGCGGACCGACCGCCGGCGCTCCTCGACTTCGGACGCTACCCTGCGGGCCACCCCGTGTGGACCCCGCATTCGTGAAGCTGTAAGGGAGGGACGCCATGGGCACCACCACCACGACCACGTTCGTCGGCATCGACGTCAGCAAGAAGACCCTCGACGCGTGCCTCCTGACCCCGGACGGGAAGGCCCGCGACCACGCCTTCGCGAACGACCCGGACGGGCACGCGGCCCTGGTCGCGTGGGTCGACGGGCACGCGAGCGGGGCCGACGTCCACTACGGGATGGAGTCGACCGGCGGGTACGAGGATGCTCTCGCCACCCACCTGCACGCAGCCGCCCGGCGGGTCAGTGTGATCAACCCGGTCCGGGTCAAGTACGCCGGGGTCGTCCGCGGGCGGGGAACAAGACGGACAAGGCCGACGCCCGCCTGATCGCCGGGTACGTCCGCGATCACCGCCCCCCGGCCTGGGTCCCGCCGACCCCCGCGGTCCGCGAACTCCAGGCCCTGGTCCGCCGCCGGGACGACGTCCGGGCCCTAGCCGCGCAAGAAAAACGCGGCTCGATAGCCCGCTCCTGACCCCGGCCGCCCGCAAGTCCGTGGCCCGCGTCATCAAGCTCCTGGGCAAGGAGGCCGACGCCATGCAGGCCGCCGCCGACGCTCTCATCGCGGCCACCCCGGAGATGGCCGCCGACCGGGTTCTGCTGGCGTCCATCCCCGGAGTCGGGGACCAGACCGCGTCGACCGTCCTGGCCGAACTCCCGCCCGTCGCCCACATCCCGTCGGCCCAGGCGGCGGCCGCGTACGCCGGGTTGGCC from Fimbriiglobus ruber includes the following:
- the istB gene encoding IS21-like element helper ATPase IstB, which codes for MTDANALLVTANLKTLKLPALRAEWDQLAREAAAANEPYDAYLVRLTEVEVTARAANAVAARIRAAGFPVVKDRDTFDFTACPSVPKHKILELARGAGVDQQTNLCLIGGSGTGKTHLATALGLALGRAGQRVRFVTAAGLVTQLEKAQQEHRLDRMRATLDRLDLLIVDERGYLSFSRAGAELLFQVFADRYERRSLLVTRNLPFGEWGQVFQGERMTAALLDRLTHQCDIFEMSGESYRFRESMKAKAGKDPKKGK
- a CDS encoding IS630 family transposase; the encoded protein is MAEARDGKRTVYFVDASHFVLASFLGWVWCFVRLHVRAASGRQRYNVLGALNAVTHELVTEITRRTSRPPRCVRCFRKIAALGGSLPITLVLDNARYQRCALVEHTAKALGIELLFLPSYSPNLNLIERLWKFVKKEALNSRHHQDFKKFQEAIDHCLADLPTKHREKLATLMTHKFQTWDNVSLLDA
- a CDS encoding DUF1552 domain-containing protein — translated: MPASFFFPSRGPLSRRAFLRGAGVTLSLPLLDAMSPAFARAAPAAPPRRMIAIQTNMGILSQHFFPAEAGLDYKLTTYLEILKAFKDRMTVLSGVSHPAVDGAHEAEKSFLSAAPHPGGAGFRNSISLDQYAAEQLGPVTRFPSFALDVNAEGTQGMVFSRSGVKVPTEKSPAALYRKMFVQGNPAEVEARVADLGRGRSALDFVSADAKRLGRSVGPADKARLDQYFTAVRDLERQLELGQEWERKPKPKASAPALTDVTENKKLIDKIRLMLDIARLGFESDSTRVVSLFVNTFSIVADLPGVKDETHSITHHGGRKEALDQLVTIESAQFRALAGFLANLAGVKEDGEALLDRTMVLYGAPMGNAASHDNRNLPVLLAGGGFRHAGHLAFDAKKNYPLPNLFVSMLQRLGVPADRFATSTGTLTGLRSG
- the istA gene encoding IS21 family transposase, producing the protein MLTVDQHARIRQLHRDGWTVGQIAAQLHHSSKTILKVLAGPAPDPLAPAATRAAPVFDPVRGIVDAILAADETALRKQRHTAQQIFRRLVADHGYAGSYAPVQRYLKGRRLDRRETFVPLDHRPGSRAEADRGHIAVDFPGGRRSVPVRIVTWSDSNAPFALALPTERTEAILHGLVEAFGFFGCVPAEVWWDNPTTVAVHVLAGRERTVHPRYAALAAHDPFTPKFCLPVTPREKPRVENRVFDPQRQWATPVPQVVDLAAWNTHLRPCCVAARGRTCGGNPETVQVRFDRERAAAAPVPARPFDPCVFHPAMVDKYQTARFDHNAYSVPRRWAFRPVTVTGYVDRVAVVADGQVIATHPRSYGRGDKILDPLFSDSPEVTQVGLEQPGLDSGG
- a CDS encoding helix-turn-helix domain-containing protein; the protein is MRPQYSFPEPVVQAIADARYRHPDPRVQERMEILWLKTRNVTHSRIAELANVSRSTVQRTLRIYAAKGLDGVRSFGWKGQPSALTPHHGTIEDAFRRHPPHTAHEAARRIEDLTGVRRKASRVRQFLKEDLGMKCLKVAPIPVPPKKTVDEHARTQADFLKDGTGTEVGGSPRR
- a CDS encoding IS110 family transposase, with amino-acid sequence MDPNRTPRKSEVAPPTTPAPAEASGRLAADPVPGRRAAGIDVGDATHWVCVDAAPDGGDTVREFPAHTPGVRQLVAWLIACGVTTVALEASGAYGQVLFLTLLEAGLDVLMTAPHFTRQIKGRPKTDRRDCQWIQRLHQHGMLPSVFQPDDPTHTLRDYVRQRANLVRLSAHHIQRMQKALALMNLKLTRVVGDVTGVTGLKILRAIAAGERDPNVLAAFRDRRCRHTAADIATALDGRYRPEHVTELRLCLKMWDAYQEAIADLDPSIAAHLREMRRASTLPPLPKQPRVRGRKPHDPKFDVREALYLATGVDLTAIDGIDAIHALTLVSELGSDFTKWPTIQHFTSWLGLCPNGKKTGGKVPSSHTRKGKNRAAAALRLAAWSLMRSTSALGAYLRRQRGRLGSPKAITATAHKLARIVYALLRHGVGYVKETAEAHADEVRRKMEKQFHRRAKELGYEVRKIEPATPAPAVVT